A genomic region of Arvicola amphibius chromosome X, mArvAmp1.2, whole genome shotgun sequence contains the following coding sequences:
- the Arl13a gene encoding ADP-ribosylation factor-like protein 13A, with protein sequence MFRLLTACWSRQKATEPKQRNATIIVIGLDNSGKSHLVEALQRLIPSKMHSNTKPTQIRLLLDDYQVSVFDLNGDLKGREKWPSYYAEAHGLVFVVDSSDIARIQEVKIILTRLMFDKRVSGKPILILANKQDKKEALLPGDIIEYLLLDRLANETKSMCRVEPCSTMKNLPKRHQQPIIIGLRWLLAAIGDQYDELCARQQTSGMSISTSKNIRGCGERCSSDSIANRGGMLKDNRQRVQKRQHLEHRQHVEQRHFEKRQHFESRQHLIQRSLDARPLKPILQKDGLRIRPKKNMSVTFALDVIMEEGECSRKIGTQSIAKPCNSQCYETQAAAPSIDNNLFKARRPKKRLDTWDTEEMLLEDPRGEALHSCINGHISRTSRNTRNVYFTSQFEGK encoded by the exons ATGTTCCGACTTTTGACTGCCTGCTGGTCTCGTCAAAAGGCCACAGAACCAAAGCAAAG AAATGCGACTATCATTGTCATTGGCTTGGACAACTCAGGCAAAAGTCATCTTGTGGAGGCCCTTCAAAGAT TAATTCCTAGCAAGATGCACAGCAATACGAAGCCAACACAGATTAGACTTCTACTAGATGATTATCAAGTATCTGTCTTTGACCTCAATGGAGATCTAAAAGGTCGAGAGAAATGGCCGAGCTACTATGCTGAGGCACATGGGCTTGTTTTCGTCGTGGATTCTAGTGACATAGCACGCATACAGGAAGTAAAGATCATCTTAACACGCCTGATGTTTGATAAAAGGGTATCAGGGAAGCCCATCTTAAT CCTggcaaacaaacaagacaagaaGGAAGCCCTCTTGCCTGGCGATATCATCGAATATCTACTTCTGGATAGGCTAGCGAATGAGACTAAGTCCATGTGCCGTGTG GAGCCATGTTCAACTATGAAAAACCTCCCAAAGAGGCACCAACAGCCAATAATTATAGGGCTGCGCTGGCTGTTAGCTGCTATTGGGGATCAATACGATGAGCTGTGTGCTCGACAACAAACATCCGGTATGAGCATCTCAACCTCCAAGAACATCAGAGGCTGTGGAGAGAGATGCTCATCGGACAG CATAGCTAACAGAGGGGGAATGCTCAAAGACAACAGACAACGCGTTCAGAAAAGACAACACCTGGAACATAGACAGCATGTTGAACAAAGACACTTTGAGAAAAGGCAGCATTTTGAATCAAGACAACATTTAATACAGCGCTCACTGGATGCTAGGCCCCTAAAGCCAATCCTACAG AAAGATGGTCTGCGAATAAGGCCCAAAAAGAATATGTCAGTAACATTTGCTTTGGACGTAATCATGGAGGAAGGTGAATGTTCTCGGAAGATTGGAACTCAGAGTATTGCCAAACCTTGCAACAGCCAATGTTATGAGACACAGGCTGCAGCTCCATCTATTGACAACAATCTTTTCAAAG CTCGTAGGCCAAAAAAGAGACTAGATACCTGGGACACTGAAGAAATGTTACTGGAAGATCCCCGTGGCGAAGCCTTGCATTCCTGCA TAAATGGGCACATCTCCAGAACCAGCAGGAACACGC gaaatgtttattttacttcCCAGTTTGAGGGGAAATAA